Sequence from the Phragmites australis chromosome 6, lpPhrAust1.1, whole genome shotgun sequence genome:
TTGTTTCCAGCTTCTAGTTGCTCATGActacaaatgttttttttttccgctATGAAAGCTAAGAAAAATCCTTGTTTCCTCCTGTATTTCTTATGTTCGTtaattcagagtttcagacgATGGTTACAAAGCAAGTTGCTGCCTCTTGTCGCCCCGGGATGGCCTTTTCGTTGTAGTGTAGCTGGGAGATTCTAGCCGATAAGTCAGACCACTCGCTTGGTCAAGAGTTGTCCACTTAGCATTTGTAGGAGGTTAGAGACGGACATATTCTAATCGCCATTTTGCAGGCGCGCTGCTCCAGAACAGTCGATGAGCATATgatggaagcaaattctatagcgCTCTGTTTAGAAAGACCCTCGCGAGACTCCATTAATATTATCTATCATGTGATTCAATGGCtaagccaaaaagaaaaaaaagaagtaaacaCATATTATTATAGAAAAGAGGGTTTTTCGTAGAATATGGTCCTATAAAATTTCCGCATCTAATAATTGAGAGATCCAGCTGCTCACGGTCTCAGCCAAGTGTGAAAGTCCTTAGGGGGCCTTAAAATGGAGGCCCAACATCTTATCCCATAAGGCCCAAAATGATAACATGCTATCACATGATAATTAGGCCTAGAATTCAGACCTGAAGTCCGAAGTCTGAACCCTCCTTATCCGCCGGATGAAAGCGACCTGATGAACGGGTATCAGATATTCTCCAACCGCTCAAAGCTGAAAGTCTGCAACAGATAGGAGGTTGATTACTTCATCCTTTCAGTAACGGTTCAAAGCGGCTAATGTGCAGCTCGCGTTAAAAATTCGCATACATTAGAACTCAAgaatcatttttcttttctcatgTGTCCCTAGGGCTCATCTGAATCAGGCAACCAGAAGTTCCAATTGTATTTCTTTTGGGAGGTTCAAGAATTACTTTTGTTTTAACCTAGCATCTCCGTTTGTAACAACCGAATGGCCTGCTTTCCCACTTGCATAACTTTCGTCAGCTGTTTGTTTTGTGATCTTGTGCAAAAGGGATGGATATAACTACTGCCATGTCGACATGTCCTGGCTAACTAGAAGCTATTGTTCCTGTGTTTCTGATTGACAAGTTGCTGATTCAGATTTCAGAGACGTCTGTTCTTTTGCATCTTGTTTATGCATCTTTGGGTCGCAGTTGGAAGAAATGATAGCCATACCCACACCATAATGTTACCCTGACTTCAGCCTACGACGCTTCTAAATTCTGACAACTGGCGCCAtcatccttttttatttttgaataatGATCGCCATCATCCTTCGCGTATAGCTCACCGGAAGCCATCACGCAGAAGCTTCTTTGCCGGTGAATGTTCAAAAGCAAACCGCATTTTCAACTCTGAGCCCGTCCCATCACGTAGATCACATTGGTAGCATGACGGCAACTCGTAACAAACACAAGGCCACATCCCCTTTTGATCTTGACCAAACGGAGCCGGCCAAACCACACGGAAAAAACTGCGACGTATCGACTCAAATGGATGGTTATGTTCCCGCTTCTTAGCCGGCTCCCCGAGCGGCCGGCTGACCACGCTGCTCGCGGCCGACTTCGTGGCAAGCCTTAAAGCGTACGTGACAGCTTGGGCTTGCTGCAATTGCTCAGCTCATCTAAGACGAATTCCTCTGCTTGCTGATGACTTCGGCAATGGGCTCTCCCCATGTGTCTCGAGTTGCCGCCGTCGCGGCGGTGATGGTGTTCGTGGTAGTCTTGCCGGCGTCGGCCCACCCGTCCGGCTTGCCGGCTGAGGCGCCTCCGTTCCCGAACCCGTGGGCTGCGTTCCAGAACCTCTCTGGTTGCCACATGGGCGAGGAGCGGAAGGGCCTGGTCGGGCTCAAGGACTACCTCAGCCACTTCGGCtacctcccgccgccgccgccgtcatccCCGTTCAGCGACGCGTTTGATGAGGACCTGGAGGCGGCTATCGCGACCTACCAGCGCAACTTCGGGCTCAACGCCACCGGCTCGCTGGACCCGTTCACCGTCGCGCAGATGGTCGCCCCGCGCTGCGGCGTGGCCGACGTCATCAACGGGACGTCCACCATGGGGAGGAGCACTTCGGACGCCCACGGCAGGCACCTGTACGCGTACTTCCCCGGCGGCCCGATGTGGCCGCCGTTCCGGCGGGACCTTAAGTACGCGATCACCGCGACCTCGGCGACGTCCATCGACCGTGCGACGCTGAGCGCCCTCTTCGCGCGCGCCTTCTCCCGGTGGGCCGCGGCCACGAACCTGCGGTTCACGGAGACCGAGTCGGGGTCCGACGCTGACATCACGATCGGGTTCTACGCTGGCGCGCACGGCGACGGCGAGCCGTTCGACGGGCCCCTGGGCACGCTCGCGCACGCGTTCTCGCCGACGGACGGGCGGTTCCACCTGGACGCCGCGGAGGCGTGGGTGGTGGGCGGCGACGTGTCGCGCGCGTCCTCGCCGGTGGCAGTGGACCTGGAGTCCGTGGCGGTGCACGAGATCGGCCACCTTCTGGGCCTCGGTCACTCGTCGGTGCCGGACGCCATCATGTACCCGACGATCCGGACGGGGACGAGGAAGGTGGAGCTGCAGTCCGACGACGTGCAGGGGATACAGAGCCTTTACGGGAGCAACCCCAAC
This genomic interval carries:
- the LOC133921276 gene encoding metalloendoproteinase 3-MMP-like; this translates as MTSAMGSPHVSRVAAVAAVMVFVVVLPASAHPSGLPAEAPPFPNPWAAFQNLSGCHMGEERKGLVGLKDYLSHFGYLPPPPPSSPFSDAFDEDLEAAIATYQRNFGLNATGSLDPFTVAQMVAPRCGVADVINGTSTMGRSTSDAHGRHLYAYFPGGPMWPPFRRDLKYAITATSATSIDRATLSALFARAFSRWAAATNLRFTETESGSDADITIGFYAGAHGDGEPFDGPLGTLAHAFSPTDGRFHLDAAEAWVVGGDVSRASSPVAVDLESVAVHEIGHLLGLGHSSVPDAIMYPTIRTGTRKVELQSDDVQGIQSLYGSNPNFKGVTPTSPSTSSREMDSNAAAGFRPGSGFLGVVVAVGLLLVL